DNA sequence from the Nicotiana tomentosiformis chromosome 3, ASM39032v3, whole genome shotgun sequence genome:
GTCACACTTCCacaagcacgatatgattgggctcatctgaggctccaagactttaaatttgtttatgaatataattctgcgatgttcagaattacatctaaattgaaactctgTGGAGATAGTATCGCtgactatgatatgcttgaaaaaacgttcacaacgtttcatgcctccaatatggtcCTGCAACAACAGTACAAAGAGAAAAGTTTCAAGAAGTGCtctgagttgatttctcttctccttgTGGCTGAACGAAATAATGCTTGCTCATGAGAAATAACGATAATCGACCCACTGGGTCTACACCATTACCTGAAGTGGATGAGGTGTATTCCCATTATGCTAAGCATGGAAACGGTCGTGGCCATGTTCGTGGTCGTGGCCGTAGCCAAGGAAGAAATCTTTCTGGTGTTAATCATCCCCCAAGAaaaataaccaccaaaagtgGAAAGGAAAAAATGAGAAGCCAAAGGCAACGGGTTCAGAAACTGAATGATATCGTTGCGGCGGAAAAGGGCATTGGGAAAATATTTATCGTACGCCAAAATATTTGGTTGAGTTTTATCAAGTATCTCTAAAGAATAAAGGCCCAGAAGCCAATTTTGTCTCTGACAATGAATTTGACATCACCCACTTGGATGTGGCAGACTTCTTTGAGCACCCTGATAGAAAAATAGACCACTTGATCGGTGATGCATCCATGGTTAAAGATGATTTAGTAGTttggtttttattttttgtttatttatagTAGCTAGTGAATAAACATCATGTAATTATAGTTCTTTACATGAGTAGTAGTTATTAGTATCATAATTAGAGTTGCTCGAAATTGCATTAAAAGGTCATTATTGAATCATTAATTTAACTttgtttcttttccctttttctcTGAAAATGCTAATGTTTATTCGTATATTTCTTTTATATGTCAAATCATGGGAAGAAAATATGGATACCTCACAAAGCAAACTTGAATAAAAGTTTAATTGTAGAAATATTTGTTTAATGGATTCATGTACGACACATACAGTATTCAAAGAGAAGAAGTATTTTtctcatttaagtatgtgtaaggcAGATGTTACTATAATTTCTGGTTGTAGTAATCTAATTGAATGTTATGGAAAGAGCTACTATAACTCTGCCTAggggaacaatacttatcatagataatgcaatgttctcctccaagtctaagaggaacttgttgagttaTAAAATTATCCGCCGAAATTgatatcatattgagacaatagatgagaataatcttgaatatctcatcgttaccaagaatgtctctggaaagaaaagggttattgagaagttcccatctttatcttgtggcctgtattggacaagaattagtaCAATTGAGGCATATTAtatcgtaaaccaaaaggttactGATCCCAATACTTTTGTACCTTGGCATGATCGATTGagacatcctggatcaattatgatgagacgaattatagagAACTCAAATGGGCATTCGTTAAAGAacttaaagattcttttaaataatgaattttcttgcacttcttgttatcaaggcaagttaattattagaccatcaccaataagggttgggattgagtcccctgcGTTTTTGAAACGTATACAATGGGAaatttgtggacctattcacccacttAGTAGgtcatttagatattttatggtcttaatagatacATCTTCTAGAtagtctcatgtgtgcctattatcatctcgcaacctggcatttgaaaaattaatggcacaaattAATGGCTTATCAATTGTGATAAAAGTGGAATATCTTGTAagtcatgttcacactcaaaatggccttgcagagtctttgattaaacgtctgcaattgatagcaagacagTTACTCATGAAAATGAGGTTACCCACTTCTATTTGGGGTCATGTCATTTTTCATGCAGCAATGTTAAGTCGTCTCAGaccgataaattatcataaatattcctcggtgcaattagttttgggtcatgaacctaatatatcttATTTAAGAATTTTTGAGTGCACAATATATTTGCCTATATCACAACCATATTtcaccaagatgggtccccaaagaatgttaggaatatatgttgggtttgaatcgccctccattattcgctacctcaAAACATTAACAggagatttgttcactgctcAATTTGTAGATTGTCGATTCAATGAGAcatttttttccaaaattagggggagaaaattaTGAAACCATTCaagaaattttgtgaaaaaaataCATGattgtctcatcttgatccacgtgcatctatttgtgaaaaagatgtgcaaaagattatccatttgcagaaaatagcaaatcaaatgccagatacGTTTACTGATCTGAAAAGAATAACAAAATCATATATCCttgcagagaatgttccaatccgtattgatgtccattttggacaatcttctagtgtcatagaTAATGAGTCAAAAGCACACCTAAAGTGTGGTAGACCATTgagttctaaggatcgaaatcctacaaaaagaaaaatacattaTCAAGGTGACACTACGAATGAGTCTCATAAAGAATCcaatgatttaaccaatcctgagatTCGTGAGGAAATCAATGagcctgagactcaagaaaataaggaactatcaataaatccaatcgatattgagacaggtttgaatcgattgaatatagtggtggattatgtctttgcatacaaTATTGCATCTAGtattatgcaagataatgaggataTTGAATCTGAATAtgttggagaatgtcgacaaagacgtgattggtCAAAATGACAAGAAGCAATTTAATCTGAGTTGCATTCACTTGtgaaacgtgaagtttttgggcctgtagtccaaacacctaatggtgttaagcctattggctataaatgggtctttgtacgtaagAAAAATAAGAGAAATGAGGTACAGAGATATAAGGCatgccttgttgcacaaggattttcacaaaggcttggtgtcgattatgaagagacatatTCACCTATTATGGATGCAATAAAATTTCGTTATCTCATTAATTTTGATGTCCATGAAAAGCTCGGAATgtatttaatggatgtggttacaacctaCCTTTATGGCACACTTGATaaagaaatatacataaaaattcccgatggatttaaaatgcctgGCACGCATGACTCAAAGTCCCaggaaatattttcaatcaaattgcaaagatctttgtatggtctaaagcaatcaggaagaatgtggtataatcgccttagtaaGTATTTATTAAaagaaggttatataaatgatgacATTTGTCtatgtgtttttataaagaaaataacatcagagtttgttgtacttgccgtatatattgatgacataaaccttattggaactcctacagaacaccaaaaggcaattgattatttaaagaaggaattcgagatgaaagatcatggaaagacaaaattatgtctctatttgcaaattgaacatttggctaACGGGATTTTTGTTAATAAATCTACCTACATAGAAAAGatattgaaacggttttacatggatggagcacatccattaagtactccgatggttgttcgatcacttgatgtgaataaggacccgtttcgacctcaagaaaagaatgaagagcttcttggtcctgaagtaccgtatcttagtgcaattggtgcactaatgtatcttgctaacactacaaaACCTGATGTAAAATTTTCAGTTAAGCAAGATATGTCTTTGCTCCTACAAGGCAACATTGGAaaggaatcaaacacatattgcggtatctaaaagggactaccgatatgagcttattttatggcaatgattgcagtcccgaccttgttggttatgccgatgctgggtatttatctgacccacacaaggctcaaTCTTAAATAAGCTGTGTTTACAGGTGGAGGCACTACCATATCTTGCCggtcgactaagcaatcaatcgtggctacttcatctaatcatgtgGAGATAATTTCTATTTATGAAGCAAGTAGAGAATGTGTGtgattgaggtctataatacatcttattcgtaAAAAATATGGTTTTAAATGTGTCAAATTATCCACGATTTTGTATGTAGATAATGCAGTATGCATAGACCAATTGAAAGAAGGATTCATAAGAGGAGATAAGAAAacgcacatttcaccaaagttatttttcacacatgatcttcataAGAAAGgcgatatcaatgtgcaacaaattcgttcaagtgataatatggtttatttcttcaccaaatctctactgacgtcaaccttcaagaagctAGCGTACAAGATTGAGATGCGAAGgctcaaagatgtgaattgatgctcttatCAGGGGGAGTCAATACGCGttttactctttttcccttataaggttttgtcccactggatttttcttataaggtttttaatgaggcaaccaaaaggtGTATTATTAAACATGTGTactttttttccttcactagaatatTTTTCCACTGGGTTTTTTCTAATatggttttaacgaggcacattatctactAATGAACATTCAAGGGgtgggggagtgttataaataataTTAAGAGTGAATGTCCATGTATTATGAAATTACTTGGGAGCAAATTATGGCCAAGTGGCATGGCCTTCAATAAGTGGCAAGGCCTTTCAACAAATGTCAAGACTTTTAACAAGTGGCAATGCCTTTTCAACAAATGTCAAGACTTTCAATAATTGTCAAGACTTCGGACAAGTGGCCAAATCCTTTCATGCAAAAGTGCCTATAAATAGGCCCAAACACTTGAAGaatataaatgaaagaaaagTTTATTAATTATCTCCCTCTAAATTCCtcttgttttactttattttctattattccaTAACAATCTGTGAAATTTCACATCTACTTAAACCTGACTTTATGTTACATTAAGAACTCACATTTTACCATTTTGATACAAAGTCTTCCTTTGTAATTCATCTTCATTCATTTTTTTAATATTCCAACAATGACGGATGAGAGAGACATATTAGAATTGCGTTATATTGGGGTGATGAGATTGTGTTGGAGAATAACTCGGTGCAATATAGTTGTTCCTGCTACTAGTGTGAAGTTGCCACTTTCAATGGAGTACCACACACTAATCACTCTGTTATGTAAAAAATATGGGTGTTAATAGGTGTTCAACGAGACTTAAGGTAGCTGGAAGATTTCCATATTCAGTTACTCCACAAGGTGTCGCTTGTTATGTCGAGTTTTATATTCACGATAGTGAAAATTTGCAAGATTTTTTAAGGACTCCAGACAATCATAGGGATTTGATTTCAATAAGAATGCTTGAAATGTACGTAAGCTTAGAAAATTTAAGTCGGAATGAAGTTTCACCTACTCCGACTAACACTCAACCCTCTGAGGGTGTTATTGGAGTTGTTTTATCATAACAAGTACCACACCAAAGAGTCTAGCCTGATCTGAACCTATCTCCACTAGATGAGCAACCAAAATAAATCTTATCACTAATGCATGAACAATCAAATTACGGTAGGACGATAAATTGGTAGACTTCACAATGCGATAAGTAAAGGCTTATTCGTTGTCAGTAATTTgttttgtttactttttttttattaataatgtatttttttttatcgTAGGTATCGACCCGTTATTGATTTTTCAAAAGAAGACTTTATAAGTTATAGACAAACGTATAAGGTTGGGACTTTCTCGAGTAGAAGAACGGATTGTGCTAGTACTTCCACTAGCCAACAACAAGCGCACAATTCGATGATGCATACAAATACTAAATGGTAGGTTCAAATCCCATAAGCCACATAAGTTAAATTTTATAGTTGCAGACTATTTATTATTTGATTgtttgtgtaggaaaaataatcAACAAGATAATCATGTTCTAATATATTTGGAAGAACAACTCACTAGGGATATCACAGATGCACAGAGTGAAAAGGATTATAGTGGCTATGATAACAAAGCCAATGAGTTAGGCGAGGAATTACCTTTACCAATGACAAGGATGATGATCACGAAGAGGAATAGGTGTTGACAATGGAGCATAATATCACCACCGCGATGATTAAGACTACACACCCTGGTAAGACCATACGGCCACCGGTGTACACGACGCGTGTGCAATACCGTTCTAAGGAGATTCCTTTTCTTGATCACCTTCAAGGTTACCTCAATGATAATGCTTTAACCAAAGATACAAAAGAGattcaaacaaaaatatgggatgaaGAAAGACCGCTTGATATTAAAAAAAGTATGCTTTTCAACAGCAAGCATATCCTGCAAAGGGTTGTAAGAAATTTTAGAGTTCTCGGCAATTTGAGGTTGCTCTGTCGACAAAAACAATTTTGAAGGTGGTTTGTCGTCGTTAGAAGCAAAGCTATAGTTGGATGCTTTGTGCAATTCGATGTGAAAACAATACGTAGGTGATTGACAAATACCTCGATGAACATACTTGTAATATGGACACATTCAAAAGTAATTATTTTAACTTGGATATTGATATAATTGCCCATGTGGTAATTTCACACATTGAAGAGTCTATACGGTATAAGGTAAGGCAGTGTATAATATTAGTACATTAAATTGAT
Encoded proteins:
- the LOC138907516 gene encoding uncharacterized protein, which codes for MSWVLDAEIHLDAMGLGYVIKDKNKASIQDCAKALIFLRHHLDEGLQIEYLTVNDPLVLWNVLKERYDNLKLVTLPQARYDWAHLRLQDFKFVYEYNSAMFRITSKLKLCGDSIADYDMLEKTFTTFHASNMVLQQQYKEKSFKKCSELISLLLVAERNNACS